From the genome of Rhinoderma darwinii isolate aRhiDar2 chromosome 1, aRhiDar2.hap1, whole genome shotgun sequence:
ACCGGAGTATAGTAAATTCTGTGTAGAAACCGTGATTGTATCAAAAAATCTCGAGCACTAACTACGGAATCAAAAAAGGAAAGCTCCacctccctccactcctcctccGACAGATCAGGGATATCTCTCTTCCACCCCAGGTACGCCCTATCAAATGGACGTTTTACAGAGGACAGCAACAGGGCATACATCTGAGTGTGGTGTTTTTGAAGTTTAAGcccgggttcccatgtagagtAAACGCTGCTGAATTCtgtcggaaattctgcagcatttacagtagcagcaaagtggatgagattttttaaatcctatgcccacgctgcgggaaaaaaaagcagggtaaactttaataaattgacaagCGGGGCTTACCCAGTTCTCTatgctcctgcgtccagcccggcctcctgagatgacgtttcatcccatgtaactgctgcagccaatcacaggctgcagcagtcacatgggatgaaatgtcatcctaagaggccgggctggacgcagaatGGGTCGCCATGTCTATTGGTAAGTATAGACCTTTTTTTATGTGCTGTTTCCTGCAGCAGATATTCCGGACAtaaaactgtaccacaatttggtgcggtttttcgtccggaattcccagCGGCATCCGGAGCGGATACGCTGtttacttttacacagcgtatccgccctgtgtgaacatacacttatagagaagtctatgagaaaactgcctGAAAAACGCCATATCCAGAGCAGGTTGAGTTTGGAAAaagtgaccacaaaattgcctcaaaaaggcAGTtttgtgtagtgcattttatattttactctggactttaatgtaacatcttacCGCActaaaaaaaagcattaaaaaagtagcaaaaacaccattaaaaatgccagggaaaatcacagcaaaatgtTGTGTGTGAATCAAGCCTAATGGTTGTTATCCAGCTTTCCCTCACTCCTAAATGCTAAATCTGCATAATAATGCAACAAAATAAGCAGGATAATATCCCATTCAAAAGAAAAGTTAAAAGTAGTGCAGAGTAAAAGTAGTCACCTAAGCTAACCCTCAATCTGATCACTACGGGCAACTGCTCATTATGTCCTATCAGCTACCAGCGTCTCCTGTTTATCTTACCTTTAATTCAAATCAGctcttttgtttttatttgtaaCAATTTTCCCATGATCTATTACTATTGGCCTTTCTGACACTAATGTCGGATGTCATTGTGAAATCTTAAGGCATATATGTTCACCATTGAACAGCTTTTTACACTTTGTATAGATGTAGTCTACATGAAAAGTTGCATAACTCAGTTAATATATTGCATCACTTCCATGTTTGCGCACTGATAGCGAAGACATGTGTGCTGAATGTTAAAGATCAAACCTCCAGAAAGCCATTTTTACCATAATTAATTCTTTGTGtcacatcttaaatgttgtgcttttttctaagtcccccttcacacgaccgtagaatttggcCGTAATTGCAGACAGTCCACAgttacggaccaattcacttctattgtccacggacaccttcccgtatatttgctggaattgtctgggccatagaaagcctccgcaaaggatagggcatgtcctatcttttgcttttaacGGACCATGCTTCCATACTTTGTatcgcggaccgtgattatgggcacagctCTGTGTatgagtcattcatttgtaaacttgcctgaagaaggagcctctgtgctctgaaagcttgcgttTATCATTTTTATGgtcagccaataaaggtatcatacctataatacttttgtattttttggacacaaaagtatttaacattgcataccaTAATTAGTAAAACATGAGAGCTATACCCCCTTGACTATAGGTCAAAATAATTCTTGTTTACCTGTgcactgttaaagggaatgtgtcgcgaattaaaccttttttttaagtaagttacttatttctattatatttttaaagttttttgctgttttcttattttcttccACATGGCGGGATGTattcaaaattaaataataatttgacatgttttcctatgttggcaacCAGAggtagcacttcccagaattacagcaaggtgaataaggcaaagcaacctgactcacagctgctgtaaatgtgggagggaatctcacccaccctccctatttttggctacaagacaggaaaaggtgtcttcaaattgctaagcagtgtccggctcccattttgggagtgattgtacaaatggcagctggcagaatctataggacacaccaaaaggctaagggtaagtttacacgcttactaaaaaaaatgtctgaaaatacggagctgttttcgtgttttccgtggcgttttcttacgagtcaatgaaaaactgctccaaaaacgtcccaacaagtgatatgcacttctttttcacgggcttctttttacgtgccgttttttgaaaatgaggtgtaaaaaaacgctccgtctgaacagaacgccatatttcccattgaaatcaatgggcagatgtttgtaggtgttctgcttctgatttttcagccgtttttcgggacgtttacggcccgaaaaacgtctgaaatcactacgtgtgcacatacatacatacatacatacatacatacatacgtataagagtatgttcacacggctaattttcagccgtttttagggccgaaaaatcagaagcagaacgcgtacaaacatctgcccattgatttcaatgggaaatacggcgttctgttccgatgtggagttgctaaaaaaaagtctgaaaatcaggagccattttcctttgaaaacagctccgtattttcagacgtttttgattttgtgtgtgcacatatgatgaaagtgaagtgaatgacttttcaattgatagGTTCACACGGCGggtatttgacacatttttttggcgcattttacgtgccaaaaaccgcatcaaaaaacgcttgattacgctgttcatttacataattggtaaagtgtgctgttagtacatacaacgcgctttaTTACACACGCGTTTTTGTGTCGAGTCAAGTGTCGAGTCAATTCTTTTGCATGTAAAAcctgccaaatgttcccatagtcaatgggagttctaattatgcgccaaaaagcgcacacaaaaaaaaaatacatgaaaaaagcgtcaaacgcttgattaagcttcccatttacatcaatgggaaagcgagccgttaATTTTTTATgcaagcattttttaaaaatgtgttgcgtaaaaaagaatagtggggtggggttgtgtgtggcgcagttCACGGGGGGCCGCGAGAGGTGGGGCTGTGTGAGAGAGAGGgatagacagagacacacacaccttaaCGGCAGTGCGGcccgtcttcataatggcgccggcTATCCTCCTACAAACCAGCTCCTATGCTGGGTCgcttgcgcagtacagagccagatggcagaggcaatggacgggagccattcattgtgtcctatgcactgtagcagcCGTATTCCATCTGGGTATTGTCGTTAAgaaacacatacacagattaaataaaacatggcagcccccagtacagtaaaaaagtgttaattaaaaaaaacattgtgtgtgaaaaaataaataaagtcaatataatattttattaaataaaaacacatagattaataaaaataaataaaaatcatgacactgtccctttaaaggcttcttaaagaggctctgtcatcacattataagtgccctatctcctacataaggagatggacgctgtaatgtaggtgacagcagtgttttttatttagaaaaacgatctatttttaccacgttattagctttatgctaattactttcttaatgcccaactgggcgtgtttttactttacaccaagtgggcattgtggagagcagtgtatgacgctgaccaatcagcatcatacgcttctctccattcatttacatgtGCTGTCTTATGCtggcacattaacgttactgaagtgtcttgatagtgaatagacattccttccagccaggacgggatgtctattcacaatcccgacacttcggtaacgtttgtgagggacttacagcagagcaagcgtaatctcgctgtaacctgtcatttacagcgtgatctcgcgagattacgcttgctctgctgtaagtaccacagaaacgttaccgaagtgtcgggattgtgaatagacatcccgtcctggctggaagtgatgtctattcactgtcaagacacttcagtaatgttaatgtgtcagtataagacagcacatagtgaacaacaacaacgcagtgtcactatgcgccgagtaaatgaatggagagaagtgtatgatgctgattggtcagcatcatacacttctctccacaacgcccacttggtcaatagtaaaagcacgcccagttgtccattaagaaagtcattagcataaagctaaaatcgctaataacgtggtaaaaatagattgtttttctaaataaaaaacactgctgtcacctacattacagcgccgatcacattatgtaggagatagggcacttataatgtggtgaaccATATATTCACACAGCACTATATTCTACTAGGGTGTAGCAATCCTGGGTTACATTTCCATAACTGATTATACCAATATTTAAAATCTATATTCAGCTTACACATGTAAATATCTGGGGCCCTAAGTTACAGTTCGTTATTACAGTCCAGAGTTGTATTCCCATTTTTGCTGgttttggaaacagtcaacaagcttgtggACAGACACAACTCTAGCAGTTTAGCAGAGCTCCTATAATGTAGTGGGACAGTTAGTTTTTCCTACACCAGATACAAAAAGTGACACTTTCAAGAATACAAACAAAATAGCAAGCTCTGAATAGACATTGACTAAGTTTAGAACGTTGGGAGAGttgagctctgaagcctgcagtatTCTGATTGCTGCTCTgtacaataaggctatgttcatacaaGGTGGATACGCtatgtaaaagcacacagtgtatccaccCAGTGTGCCACTGGGAATTCAGGCCTgataaaccgcaccaaattgtggtgcagttttccggccGGAACGTCTGCTGTGGagaactgcacagaaaaaaaaaaaaggattcttATCATGGCGACATGGCCCTCCGACGTCCTGACATCATGacgctctgcagccctgggatgacgtttcatcccatgtgaccgcctgtgattggctgcagcggtcacatgggctgaaacgtcatcccaggactggacgaagaaacacagacttctgggtaagtataagattttcttttttttctgagttgcgttttttgcggcagaatcgctgcgattccgccacacaCAAAAACGCAacctctgctatttgttgcaagatttacttccccattgaattcaatgggaaaatcctgcaacaaatacgcagcgtttacgcaaatacagttgacatgcggcggattaaaaaaacactacaggtcaatttttgagacgttttctgtaactcaggatcaatacaacattaagttataaaatatatttgaaaatatTATGTGGAGATAAATTTTATACAGAAACGTATAGATCCCAAAGGTAAACATGTGCTGTCATGTGGGGATAAAACGTAAATCACATAAAATGTGCTTATTTTTAGATGTTGTTCAGCCTTTTGTAAATAAAAAGCTTAATCATTGTTTCATTAAAACTTATGGAATTTCTAATATCAAATAAAGATCTCAGCTTGCAGTCAGTGAGTGAAAACATGCTTACACAGCTGCAGGTTTTTGTTGCAAGTTATCAGTGTGCCTATCAGTCCAGTGCAGGAGAGAAATATTTGCTGCTGTTGTTCGCAGAGGACTGTCTAGACTGATAAATTGTAACAAACCAAGCAGCTGCATGAGCAGGAGGTCCGGATTGTGTTTCAGCATCAGAATGCAAACAATTATTACTTCCACTCACTAACCGCAAGCAGAGAAGTGTGAGGAAACTGGAATACAAAGtatatcttaaagggaatgtgtcgctagaaattttttattttattttttgttaaataattattatgtaagtgattaaacattgttgtaattattatttttttttcacaagtcaggaaatattataaattagattctaatttataatatttccatgtgctgggcactagagggagcaattccccaaattgcagcattggcaatgtggtaaagcaacctcatggctttatgctgcaaatttggggtagacacactcgctctagtgtcctcacacaatcccccctcccttattctggctagtgccaggagaaggagggggttgaatcttcaaacctcctacactgtgtgccgccattttctgagcgaatgcacagtgtaggaggattagatacagtggtaatcagacagtataacacgaacataatacacacatcacatacacaaacataactttcctgctcctgccgcctccgctcctctgccttgcgtcttcgctgctttgaacatatggccggaagctgcgaccggaggtcgtcatcttactgtccggccacggcttccggtccacttgaaaatggtgccggatttcactctgccaaagaccttccttttggtctgtgtgggagtggcgcatgcgccgttcccacacagacggcgtacgctatagtgaatggaatggctcccgttcgcattctctatgaggatgtatgtgccgtattccatctctgtatgtgtcgttaatcgacacatacagagatgaaaaaaaaagtggcagcccccatagagaagtaaaagtaataaaaaagtaaaaagtacaacaccagaacacaaataaataaaatgtattttaataacatactataagcaatataataataaaaaaaagttccacaacttttcattatataaggattctttttttttttttccagaagacTAAAAAGCCCTTTATTTTATTGAATGCCGCTATCAGCATGTGTGGATGCCATTCATCAGATACCTTGGATTTTAATAGATGATTAGATTTTTTCACTTGTGAGTAATACGTAGTGTTAAATAAGCCGATTTTCAGGAATATGCAGTTAATATTCATTGGTGTCATGTCATCATTTATCGGAGCTCTTCTAACTACTGTATTATAATATTTATGTACCAATATAAGTTATTTTACAGTATTTGACAGTATAAGGGTCCCCTGGTTTCCAAGTAATAATTTGAGTGTGGAATACTAGTTATGGACAACCTCCTTCATGGTTCTCCAAAAAAATCCTTCACTGGTCTGCCAATCCAGCAGTTACTGAGAGCCATGAGCGAAAATCATTACTGTAGTCTCTTACGTGAAATCTAATAGACAATAGAAAGTGCTATTATATCCattcatcatttttattttttgtaagtaAAAGTGCTTGCGTTGCACATATGGTTTTCCCGTCCGTCTATTTTGATCTAAACAAAGTGTCCTTTCTTATAATATCACAGCAAGATGTTGGCTTTATGCATCATAAATGTTCTGCAACAAGTATATAAAACTTCCACCACTTTCGTCACAATAAGTCTAAACAAGCAAAACACATTGAGTGCACAAACTTTTATTACATATTTACAGTATAAATAGATCTAACTTTGTAAAACATATTAGGTTTTGACAGAAGAAAAAGTTTTGCATTGCAATAAATTAATGACCACGTTACAATTTACAAGTATTTACATAATAATGGTGATTTTGACCCTTGGTGCCTGCTGCCGAGCAGTGTGACAAAGGGCTCATGGCGGGGAGCAGAGCAGTCTCTGTGGGGTGGTGCTGGCACAAAGTTCTGTCAGATCATTAAGAGTCATTATACTTTGATTTTCTCCTTTAGGACATTTTTGAGGTAACTACAAATTGAAAATGTGCACATTGTTCAACCCGCTAACGATAAACATAAATCATGGCTAAGCGCAGGCGGCCTGTTTTACTCAGGGTAGATCGCCAAGGGCAATAAAGGCTGCTTCACCAGTAGCAAAATACGACCCACTACTTGTTACATACATAACAATATAATGTATAGTGACGTCGTAAGTATTCAAATATTATAGCCAATAATACTGccaataacaaccaatcagattctagcTACAATTTCAATAGTGCGGGTTTGAAAATGAAAGCTAAGATCTGATTGGTTGttgctttttaatttattttcatcGATGGGTTTCATAAATGAGATAGGAAGAATTATTTTTGCTCCTCACAAGTCTTGAGATTTTGCACGGTCTCAGGTACACAGAGTTGTGGAGGGTGATAGTCACAGGACAGCAGGATGTTGTGCACTGTGCATGCTGAAACTATTGGCATGGGAATGCCCCAGTAGGTTGAGGTAATGCCTGTCCAGACTTTGCATTGGAGACAAGAAGCTAGTGTGTTGAGTCTGCTGTGGTGGTGTGCATGGGAGAGGCATGGTGGTTGGGCCAGAGAGATAATTCAGCGTGGGGCTCCTGGTTGTACTATGCCAAGAAAATGATCCACCTGGACTTTGCGAAAAAGTGGAGTCACCAGGACTTGGATAATCAGGTGGAGAAGAATGAAGTTGGCAAGACATGTCCACTTCCTGCAAAGAGCTAAATAGAGGCTCCGTGGTCAAATGGGCCTTAGACTGAAGGAAGGCAACAATTCGAGCATATTTGGTGTCTTTGGTTTCCATTCTTTCTACTGTGGTCAAGTAGTGGACCAGGTTTTTCATGCACTCATGATAACCATAATGGAAATAATTGGCGAATTCAGAGAGAAGGTCTGCTGGGAGGCAAAAGTAGAAATTAAATGTAGGACAGAGATGATGCAAAAGGACATATTCCTAAGGACAGATATGTATCAAGATATACTATTACAGTTTGGTATATACATGACAGAGAACATCTAGTCGCAACTCATCTAGAAAACGTTAGTAGCAGCACCaaacctgcactgtgtgaataagagcTTACGACTAAGCAATGTATTATTGTGGGAGAGTTGTTATATGTGAACAATTATGGAAATATAATAGACaagtaaaatgaaaaattattactcataaatgaaaaaaaacaaaacaattcaaCAAACAGATAAATAAATTCAGTTATCCTGAATACAAAAGCAGGTAATATCTCACCTTTATCTCTGCCTCTCGGGAAATCAGCAGCATGTAACGCCCTCAAGTACTGAACAGTCATTTCCAAAATTTCAGCCTTTTCCAGTTTGCCGGAATTCTGCAGATATGACATTAAGTTAGTTTATACACACAtcatgaaaggaaaattctgataATGGCGCTGCCAGCTATAAAAATCACACCGCACAACAAAAATTGTgaagactgttttttttttaaatctctcatCTGCAATAAACCCAATAGGAACACGTCTGATGGGTTTCCATGGATCAAAAGTGACCATTTATTATTGGGTGGGTGGGTTGAATTATTGTTGCCACCTTCAAATAGCATCTGTCAATGAATGACGTATGGAACACATGGGAGATATATGGGAATATGGGTGATAGACAGATATACATGAgatggatagacagacagatagatagacagggggagagagagggagagattagatagatagatagatagatagatagatagatagatagatagatagatagatagatagatagatagatagatagatagatagatagatagataatggcaCACCAGCACTGGCACTCACCTGTTTGGCTAGAGCCATTGGCACAGTCTTTCCCAGTTCACTGAGGCAGCGGTTGATTCTGTCTCTTCTTCTTTTTTCTATCACTTTGTGGGACACCGGAGTCCTCTGGAAAGAAATAAATGACACGTACATTAGTTTCCCGTGTATGTGGCGCAGGTTGCGCGGCTGTCATTGCGCCAGGCTGGCACTGCACTTACTCTGCGCTCCTTTACTTTGGCAGATCCGTGGAGAGAGATCCTGGCAGGTGCCCCCATTAGCCCGATGTCCATGCTGCAGCGTGCGCCGGGTACTGTATCTCGTCTCCCATCCGGGCTGCTCTTATAAAGCGATCACTTATCAGCCCAGTGCATTCAGGGATTAGCGGCGCAGAGAATGGGGAGGGAGGGCTGATCGGCTGGGGGCTGCCAGGGAGGGGCGCAGCAATTTTGTTAATCCACGTGGCCCTTGAAGGACGAGTGATGAGGCGGGCAGAGGTGAGAGGGGCCCAGCACCTTACACTGAACGTCCTGGTGATGATAACACGAGAGCATGAAACTGCTGCCTGACCCTGTGCCAATGTCAAGTGGCAGCAGCAGAGGAGGATGTGCTGGCACCACGTATTGTCACCCATggtatacaggatatatctcAGCACTGAAATGACTCACATAGAACTTTCTTATAACTGGTCTAGATTGGGGCTCCTGTGTCTCTGCTCCTCTCGCCTATGTTTTTTAATAATCACCTAAATACATTAGGAAATTACTTAACTGGCAATTCCACCATGAAGCGTTGTTAGTAGAATTGCTCCCTTCAGTGCTATAGTAAACCAAAAATCCAAATGTAGCGCTTTGGGGAACTTAAAATTCCCAAATTGTTGTCCTGCAAATACTTCAGACTACAGGCTGCTGTTTATATTCACCTCTGTCAACGGACACCTACAGACTGGTAAAATAACCTGTTCCATGTCATGCAACTATGGACCATTGGAAGTTTAGCATTAAGATATTGAACACAGGAGTTCCTTGGGCCCAGTAGAGAAAATGGTTCTGAGGGTCGAATCCCccttctatacagaacatgtgcacatccCTTGTTTATTCCATCTTTATCTTTGTTGTTATCAATGTTCACACAGTACAAATAAGGTCTAATATTTTCTTTGTAAATCAgtttaagaaatagaccctagtggcaagtgattgtctCCAAAGTCGGCACCAAATGGGGTCAGCTTCTGCAGGACATTTGGGACCCATTATAGAGTCTCTACTGGTACCCACCAGAGGGTCCTCTGGTGGGTTAGTCCGACCCTCATAGAACCTGCAACTGGACTTTATGACATGCATCTGCTATCTAGTAAAGTGAACCCTTACCTATGGTCAACATCTGTCCAAAATATTGATTTGTTTAGTAAAAATGCCTTTGTTTCTCATATCTCACCACTTTTTGTTttggtaagggcctgttcacatcagcgtctgggTTCCGTTCGTGGATTCCGTCagaactttccgtcaggggaacccatgaacagaaaccatagctttccgtttgcattaccattgatttcaatggtaatgcttcccttGCAATTGGTTTCTTTTTGTCTCTGTtcggtaaggtttcagttttttgggcaggatTAATAGCGCAGTCAATTACGCTATTGATTTcgcaaaaaaaaagacctgaAACCTTAGagaatggagacaaatggaaaccatttgtaacgcaagcattaccattgaaatcaatggtaatgcaaacggaaagctatggtttccatttggctttgcgttcatgggttcccctgacagaaaggtctgacggaacccatgaacggaaccccgtcACAGATATGAACACACCCTAACATGGGACTATGGCCTGTGAGGGGAAAGCTGCTGCTATTCAGGGGCATACAATCAAGTATTATATCACAGTAAGACCCCCATAAACCTCCTGCTGATGCCATGTACAGAACACTGGGTGCACTAGGACTTGGAAATCCACACCACCGGCACTGAACTACAGCACTGGAGATGTGGGCAATTAAGTTGGTTTGCCCACTATAGACAATTGTGTCATGtccagtggataaaaattgtGGCATTCTCTTTCAGTCACTGTATTATGGAGTTATTCGGCCCTAGAAGAATTGCTTCTAGGAGAAAATATCTTCGGaatagggcactatacagagcaCTAAATGGCGTTACACGGAGTGCTCTTTAGTATGGAGCCTCAGGGGCTCCATGTGCCTCTGTACAGCTTCTGGATGGCCTAAAGGGGcttatacacattagatgacagCCGAGCGAACCCGCTGGGACTGGCtgactatataatgtactaggggGTGCCCTAACTCTCTCCCGATGGCAGATATCGGGggagagaaggatcgggcatgttgaatttcaacatgcccaattctTAGTTCCCGCGTGAGATAAGCCTCTGACAGAGGagcctggcagcggcttattcccctctcgccATTGACAACTCATGCACACTCGGCttggtatggggggggggggtcaggaggaatagctgtcagctGAATAAACTTTTTAATATAATATAAGCTTTCTTTATACTTCGGTATTCCCAGTCTTGGCCTAAAAACCATGTGGCTAAGAATTTCTTCTGTAAAATGCCTCTGTATTGAATTGAAGGCATATGGAGGTTCAGTGGGACTTGCTGTAAAACTCATGTGTGAACGAGGGCTTTGGTCAACTGTTTGAGTAAACAAGAGGGCAGTAACTGTTTAAAATGCGTAATCTACAAAGGaatgcaataataataatttaaaaaaaacaaaaaaataaaacagttatgtgtTTAGTCGTGTTCCTTTTgtccaatattaaaaaaaaatgcaattcagaAGATGGTGATAAATAGGCAAAAACAGGGACACCTGAGCAAATAACTTTTTCATAGCACTACAATGATAAGTTTCTATAAGATATAATAATGCGCCCACACATCAGTAATGAATGTCATTTCATAAAAATTTACCATCTGTCGCTTTACAGAGAAAAGCATGGGGATTTAAATTTTAGACTAAACTGTAAACCAGGGACGTACAATTGTTTTTTAGTTCCACACTCGTTCGCATTGTCAGATTGAACTCCTTTGAAAGTTAgtttacagtgccagccacattgcctccAAAACAATGTCAGATGCATTTACCCCCAAAACAGTTACAGGTATAGTGTCCccaaaatagtgatagccacagtGTTCCCAAAGCACTGCGAGCCACAGCACCCcacaatagtgccagccacagtgcccactataaGTGCCTGCCAGAATTCCTGCATGAATGCTATGACAGAGCCCCCTAAACAACTGCTTGTTACAAAGCCCTCCAATGCTACAAAGCCCTCCAATCCAGTGAACCCCCGCAATGAGTGCATGTCATATCTCCCAATAAGTGCCATACCACAGAGCCGAGATGGCTCCTATATGCAACTGGAGTGATCTGGCTAGTAAGTTTATAAGGGAATTGCAGATAATGCCATTTCTTCAAAGACCAAGTACCTCGAAACCAGAGATATGTTTTATCTCTAAGATCTCACGCACACGGCTAAATTACACATCTGTGTTGTAAAGATCCGTAATACAGCACCGATAGAAATCTAtatgcccatactgtacctccatgtgcaTCCGATTTCATATGGATGTAgacagagattttttttctcattgataAATACGGAATCCATAAAAGAAAATGGTAGCATGTGCCATCAGATGGTGTATTACCCAGGTATTCTTCCCTTTGAACTTAGGGAAGAACATGGTGCTAAAAATACCAAACAATAGGGTCTTCGAGGACCGCCATATAGGCTCTGTGCATTCGCCTTGCTGTGTGCAGgaagcttaaagagaacctgtcacattAAAAATGCAGTCTGATCTGGTGACAGCTTGTTATAGAGCAGAAGGAACTGAGCAGATTGATGTAAAGTTTTgtaggaaaagattcagtataacttgtaatttattgatctaaatcTATGCTTAGGAGTCCAATGGGAGGTCcttctcagtgattgacagcctttcctGTATCAATGTGCATACAaacatagctgtcaatcactgagaagGACTTCCCACTGGA
Proteins encoded in this window:
- the HELT gene encoding hairy and enhancer of split-related protein HELT, which encodes MDIGLMGAPARISLHGSAKVKERRRTPVSHKVIEKRRRDRINRCLSELGKTVPMALAKQNSGKLEKAEILEMTVQYLRALHAADFPRGRDKDLLSEFANYFHYGYHECMKNLVHYLTTVERMETKDTKYARIVAFLQSKAHLTTEPLFSSLQEVDMSCQLHSSPPDYPSPGDSTFSQSPGGSFSWHSTTRSPTLNYLSGPTTMPLPCTPPQQTQHTSFLSPMQSLDRHYLNLLGHSHANSFSMHSAQHPAVL